The Kwoniella mangroviensis CBS 8507 chromosome 1 map unlocalized Ctg02, whole genome shotgun sequence genome window below encodes:
- a CDS encoding arginine N-methyltransferase 2, with protein MSDVKMDEAHLPSDLLVLAHKLLIAAQAAPATEIQKLIDAGAPTWYQDDSLGWSALHYAAERREPQILEMLLKGGAIWNSVDKWGRTAGEICISLGDEEGWEIIRNEGIRSEMLHHALAGPSSPHPDSSTNMKLRVEDNTSAGDNLTFLKSKLTWDIGKDGKERVLDADGNGVMMGWEEPLMVEHVKLMTYDHPNAQPGAEGMTIMNVGFGLGIVDRLFQSTKSPSHPKPLNHTIIEAHPQVLQYIKDKGVDKLPGVRILEGRWQDFLLDPERSGEVLECTPGGMGYDAIFVDTFAEGYEDLKAFFEVLPDVLEPENGIFSFWNGLGATNATIYAVSSSLAELHLEDVGLDTTWHDVLIPESLREEVWKGVKRRYWELPGYKLPIAKMKLM; from the exons CTTAGCCCACAAACTCCTCATCGCAGCTCAGGCCGCACCAGCAACCGAGATTCAGAAACTCATCGACGCTGGTGCTCCGACATGGTATCAAGATGATTCGCTAGGATGGTCAGCCCTACACTATGCAGCGGAGAGAAGGGAACCTCAGATATTGGAGATGCTGCTTAAGGGAGGTGCAATCTGGAACTCGGTTGATAAGTGGGGCAGGACAGCTGGTGAGATTTGTATTAGTTTGggggatgaggaaggatgggagaTCATAAGGAATGAAGGAATTAGATCTG AGATGTTACATCACGCTTTGGCTGGGCCTTCATCCCCTCACCCAGACTCTTCGACCAACATGAAATTGAGAGTCGAAGATAATACTTCGGCAGGGGACAATTTGACTTTTCTGAAAAGTAAATTGACATGGGATATAGgtaaagatgggaaagaaagggtGTTGGATGCTGATGGCAATGG AGtaatgatgggatgggaagaaCCTCTAA TGGTCGAACATGTCAAATTGATGACTTACGATCACCCGAATGCTCAGCCAGGTGCTGAGGGAATGACGATAATGAATGTAGGGTTCGGTTTAGGAATA GTCGACCGCTTATTCCAATCCACCAaatctccctctcatccaAAACCGCTCAATCACACTATCATAGAAGCTCATCCACAAGTATTACAATATATCAAAGATAAGGGAGTAGACAAGTTACCTGGTGTGAGAATACTAGAGGGTCGATGGCAGGATTTCTTATTGGATCCTGAGAGATCAGGTGAAGTGTTGGAATGTACGCCAGGTGGGATGGGGTATGATGCGATCTTCGTGGATACATTTGCAGAGGggtatgaag ATCTGAAAGCCTTCTTCGAGGTTTTACCTGACGTACTCGAACCTGAAAATGGTATATTCTCATTTTGGAATGGACTTGGTGCGACCA ACGCAACGATATACGCtgtctcctcatcactcGCCGAATTGCACTTGGAAGACGTAGGTCTAGATACCACATGGCATGACGTACTTATACCTGAAAGTCTGAGGGAGGAGGTTTGGAAAGGTGTGAAAAGGAGGTATTGGGAACTACCGGGGTACAAGTTGCCTATAGCTAAGATGAAGCTTATGTAG